The sequence CGCCGCAGCTGCCGGCGGCGCGCTTCCCCGCCGGGCCCTTCACGTCGTAGGCCGGCTCCTCCCCGGCGCTGAGCCTCGCACGGGGGCCGCGGGGGACCGGTGGCACGCCCGCACGAACCGGGCGGCCAGCTGGGGGCTGCCGGCCCAGTGCAGGTGCAGGTAGGAGGCGACCACCCGGTCGTCGGCGAACCCGTCGGCACCGCCCCGCCAGCGGAACAGGGGCCGCTCCGGCGCGGGCCGTACGGCGGTGCGGTGGAACTCGTGCCCGCGATACCGCTCGCCGTCCCTGGTCAGCGCCGAGTCCCGGACGGCCACCGCGTCCCGGTAGCCGAGGGTGAGCGAGCCGGTCATCCCGGCCTCGATGTCCAGGACCCCGCACATCGGCCTGCCGTCCAGCTCCCTGGCGAGGTACAGCAGGCCCGCGCACTCGGCGGAGATCGGCCCGCCGAAGGCGGCGACCTGCTCGCGCAGCGGCTCGTTGGCGGACAGCTCGGCCGCGTAGACCTCGGGAAAGCCGCCGCCGACGACGATCCCCCGCGTCCCTTCGGGCAGGGCCTCGTCGGTGAGCGGGTCGAAGGTGACGACCTCCGCTCCGGCGGCCGTCAGCAGCTCGGCCTGCTCGGTGTAGCCGAAGGTGAACGCCTGGCCGCCCGCGACCGCGATTCTCGCCGGGGCACGGGCGCTCTCCGGGGCCGGCGCGGCCCGCGTGGCCGGCGCGCCGGACGTGGCCGCCGCGGGGCCTGTGAGGGCCGTGGCCGGGCCGGGCGCCCACGGGCGGGCGCATAGTGGCGGGGCCGTGCGTGCGAGCCGTACCAGCTCCTCCAGGTCGCAGGAGTCCTCGACGAGGGCGGCGGCGGCGTCCATGGCCAGGGTGGCGCGTGTCCGGCGTTCGGCGGCGGGGACGAGGCCGAGGTGCCGGGAGGGGGTGGCGACGGCGTCGCTGCGGCGGATCGCGCCCAGCACCGGGACGCCGCTCTCGGCGAGGGCCTCGCGGCAGATGTCCTCGTGCCGGGCGGAGCCGATCCGGTTGAGGATCACCCCGCCGAACCTGAGCCGGGTGTCGTAGGAGGCGAACCCGTGCACGAGCGCGGCCACCGACCGGCTCTGCTTCGCCGCATCCACGACCAGGACCACGGGGGCGTCGAGCAGCCTGGCGACATGGGCGGTGGAGGCGAACTCGCTCGCGCCCGCCCCGTCGTACAGGCCCATCACCCCTTCGACCACGGCGAGGTCGGCCCCGGCCGCGCCGTGCAGGAACAGCGGGGCGATGAGATCCTCGCCCACCAGCCACGGGTCGAGGTTGCGCCCGGGACGGCCGGTGGCCATGGCGTGGTAGCCGGGATCGATGTAGTCGGGGCCCACCTTGTGCGGGGAGACCGCCATCCCCCGGCGGGTGAGGGCGGCCATCAGCCCGGTCGCCACGGTGGTCTTCCCGGCTCCCGAGGCCGGGGCGGCGACTACCAGGCGGGCTACCATTCGATGCCCTTCTGGCCTTTCTGCCCGGCGTCCATGGGGTGCTTGACCTTGCCCATCTCCGTCACCAGGTCGGCGGCGGCGAGCAGGCGGGGATCGGCGTCGCGGCCGGTGACCACGACGTGCTGGCCGCCCGGACGCCCGCCCAGGGTCTCGACCACCTCGTCGACGTCGATCCAGCCCCATTTCATGGGGTAGGTGAACTCGTCGAGCACGTACAGGCGGAAGGTCTCGGCGGCGAGGTCGCGTTTGATCTGCTCCCAGCCCTCACGGGCGTCGGCGGCGTGGTCCTCCTCGGTGCCCGGCCGCTGGATCCAGGACCAGCCCTCCCCCATCTTGTGCCAGGAGACCGTTCCCCCCTCGCCGGAGTCGCCGAGCACCCGCAGGGCACGTTCCTCGCCGATGCGCCACTTGGCGGACTTGACGAACTGGAACACCCCGATCGGCCAGCCCTGGTTCCATGCGCGCAGGGCCAGGCCGAAGGCCGCGGTGGACTTGCCCTTGCCGGGGCCGGTGTGCACGATCAGCAGCGGCCGGGTGCGGCGCTGCCGGGTGGTCAGGCCGTCCTCGGGCACGCTGACCGGTCTGCCCTGAGGCATCGTCAATCACCTTTCACTGTCATGCGTTCACTGTCCTGCGGCTCACTGTTATGCGTTCACTGTCCTGCGGCTCGCTGTCATGCGGCTCGCTGTCATGCGGCGGCCCGCCGCTCGCGGATCATCCCGGCGAGGTCGGCGAGCTCGTCGAGGCGCACGGTCTCGGCGCCCATCCGGTCCGCCAGGGACCGGGCCAGGCCGAGGCGGACGTGCCCGCTCTCACAGTCCACCACCACGCCCGTCACTCCGGCCAGCAGCCCCGCGGCGCGGTGGGAGTCCTCGACGGTGCCGGAGGTGGCCCGCCCATCGGTGACGAGGACCACCAGCGGACGCCTGGCGGGGTCGCGCAGGCGCTCCACCCGCAGCACCTCGGCGGCCCGGAGCAGTCCCGCGGCGAGCGGGGTGCGGCCGCCGGTGGGCAGGTCGCGCAGCCGGGCCGCGCCCGCCTCGACGGAGGAGGTGGGCGGCAGGACGAGGTCGGCGCGGGTGCCGCGGAAGGTGACCAGCCCGACCTTGTCACGGCGCTGGTAGGCGTCGAGCAGCAGGCCCAGCACGGCCGTCTTGACGGCGCGCATGCGCTGCCGGGCCGCCATGGATCCGCTCGCGTCCACGACGAACAGCACCAGGTTGCCCTCGCGGCCCTCGCGGACGGCCTCCCTGAGGTCCTCGCGCCGCAGCAGCAGGCCGGGGCCGCTCCTGCCGCGGCCGAGCTGGTACGGCGCGGCGGCGCCGACGGTCGCCTTCAGATGCAGGGAGGCGGGACGGCCCTCGGGGGTCCGGGCGCCGGTGGTCCGGCCCAGGGGGGTCCTGGCCCTCGACCTCCTCCCGGGGGCGCCGGCGCCGATCCCGGGGACGGTGAACAGCCTGGCCGGTCGCGCCGGATCCGCGTCGAAGGCCTGGTCGCGGCGGGTGGTGCCGGCCTCCGGCCTCGGGCCCGCGGCCGTCCCGGCCTCGGGTGACGGGGCGTCGGGCGACGGAGCGCCGGCGCTGCCGGGGCCCGCGTCCGGAGCGCCGGGGGGCGCGGGACGGGGCCCCTCCCCGCCGGGGCCGTTCCCGCCGGGACCGTCCTCCGCGGAGCCGTCACCGCCTGGATCCTCGCCGCCGGAGCCGTCCTCGGAGGTGCCGTCCTCGGAGGTGCCGTCCCCGCCGGAGCCGTCACCGCCGGGGCCGGGGCCGTCCGGGTCGTCGTCGGGCTCGTCGGGGACCTGGCCGAGGAGGTCCTCCAGCTTGGACTCGTCCAGGCCGGGGGCGTCGAACGGGTCCCGGCGGCGGCGGTGCGGGAGGGCGAGCCTGGCCGCCTCGCGCACGTCGTCGGCGGTGACGGCGGTACGGCCCTGCCAGGCGGCGTGGGCGATCGCGGCGTTCGCGGTGACCAGGTCGGCGCGGAGGCCGTCCACCTCGAACGCCGCGCAGACCGTGGCGATCTGCCGCAGCGCGGCGTCCGGCAGGACCACGTCCGCCACCCGGGCCCGCGCCTCGGCGATGCGTGCCGCCAGCGCCCGCTCCTGCTCGGACCAGCGGGCGGCGAACCCCTCCGGTCCGGCGTCGAACGCCAGGCGGCGCCGTACCACCTCCGCCCGCTGGGACGGCTCCCGCGACGCCCGGACCTCCACGGTCAGCCCGAACCGGTCGAGGAGCTGCGGCCGCAGCTCCCCCTCCTCGGGGTTCATGGTGCCCACCAGCAGGAACCGGGCGGCGTGCCGTACCGACACCCCCTCGCGCTCGACGTAGCAGGTGCCGAGCGCGGCGGCGTCGAGCAGCAGGTCGACCAGGTGGTCGTGGAGCAGGTTGACCTCGTCGACGTACAGGACGCCCCGGTGCGCGGCCGCGAGGAGGCCGGGCTCGAAGGCCTTCACCCCCTCGGTGAGGGCGCGTTCGATGTCGAGCGAGCCGGCCAGGCGGTCCTCGGAGGCGCCGACGGGCAGCTCGACCAGGCGCGCGGGCCGGGCGGCCCCGGTCCGGACCTCGTGCGGCCCGTCCGGACACTCAGGGTCCGGCGCGGCGGGGTCGCACGAGAAGCGGCAGCCGTTCACCACCTCGACGGCGGGCAGCAGCGCCGCCAGCGCCCGCACGATCGTGGACTTGGCGGTGCCCTTCTCGCCCCGGACCAGCACCCCGCCGACGCGGGGGGAGACGGCGTTGAGGATGAGCGCGAGTTTCAGGTCCTCCGATCCCACGATCGCGGTGAAGGGATAGCGCGGGTCACGCACCTTCGAGATCTCCTTGGATGTCGTCATGCGGGGTAGCTCAGCCGCCAGCGCCCGCCCCGCCCGGTGAGCGCGACGCGGGCCAGCGGCGCGACGTCGACACGCCAGAAGGCGGAGGGGGGCGCGCCGACGGCGTGGACGACCGCGGCGCGGATGAACGGAGGATGGGTGACGGCGACGGTACGGCCGGGAGCCCGGCGGGAGAGCCAGCCGGCCACCCGGTCGAGCAGGCCGGCGATCGACTCCCCTCCGTGGGGCGCGGCGGCGGGGTCGGTGAGCCAGGCGGCGAGGGACTCGGGTTCGCCGGCCTCGACCTCGTCCAGCGTCTTCCCGGTCCACCTGCCGTAGTCGCAGTCGGCCAGCAGCGGGTCGAGGTCGATCCGCAGGCCGAGCGCCGCGGCCGTCTGGGTGCAGCGCAGCTCGGCGGCGCAGGCCGCCGAGCCGTGGCCGAACCGCGCGGCCAGGCCGGCGGCCTGGCGCAGGCCGCGTCCGTCGAGCGGTTCGTCGCCCGGGAACGCGGCCCGTGCCGTCGCCGAGGTCGAGGCGTGGCAGACCAGCAGCAGGCGGGTGACCCCCGAGGGGGCCGTCACACCGGGCTGCGCCTGCGCGCGGCGAAGGCGAACAGGACGCCGACCCCGAGCCAGAAGACCGCCTGGGTGCCGATGGAGGCGATCCGGAAGTCCCACAGCAGGTCGGCGGGGAACCCCTGGGGCACCTCGTCGATCTCCGGCAGCAGGATCCAGGCCGCCGCCACCGGGACGAGCACCGTGGCGCCCGTGGCCGACCAGCGCAGCCAGGGCTCGCTCCGGGTGGCATAGCGGTGGGTGGCGGCGCCCGCGGCGACGGCCAG comes from Streptosporangium roseum DSM 43021 and encodes:
- a CDS encoding cobyrinate a,c-diamide synthase, which encodes MVARLVVAAPASGAGKTTVATGLMAALTRRGMAVSPHKVGPDYIDPGYHAMATGRPGRNLDPWLVGEDLIAPLFLHGAAGADLAVVEGVMGLYDGAGASEFASTAHVARLLDAPVVLVVDAAKQSRSVAALVHGFASYDTRLRFGGVILNRIGSARHEDICREALAESGVPVLGAIRRSDAVATPSRHLGLVPAAERRTRATLAMDAAAALVEDSCDLEELVRLARTAPPLCARPWAPGPATALTGPAAATSGAPATRAAPAPESARAPARIAVAGGQAFTFGYTEQAELLTAAGAEVVTFDPLTDEALPEGTRGIVVGGGFPEVYAAELSANEPLREQVAAFGGPISAECAGLLYLARELDGRPMCGVLDIEAGMTGSLTLGYRDAVAVRDSALTRDGERYRGHEFHRTAVRPAPERPLFRWRGGADGFADDRVVASYLHLHWAGSPQLAARFVRACHRSPAAPVRGSAPGRSRPTT
- the cobO gene encoding cob(I)yrinic acid a,c-diamide adenosyltransferase; its protein translation is MPQGRPVSVPEDGLTTRQRRTRPLLIVHTGPGKGKSTAAFGLALRAWNQGWPIGVFQFVKSAKWRIGEERALRVLGDSGEGGTVSWHKMGEGWSWIQRPGTEEDHAADAREGWEQIKRDLAAETFRLYVLDEFTYPMKWGWIDVDEVVETLGGRPGGQHVVVTGRDADPRLLAAADLVTEMGKVKHPMDAGQKGQKGIEW
- a CDS encoding putative cobaltochelatase encodes the protein MTTSKEISKVRDPRYPFTAIVGSEDLKLALILNAVSPRVGGVLVRGEKGTAKSTIVRALAALLPAVEVVNGCRFSCDPAAPDPECPDGPHEVRTGAARPARLVELPVGASEDRLAGSLDIERALTEGVKAFEPGLLAAAHRGVLYVDEVNLLHDHLVDLLLDAAALGTCYVEREGVSVRHAARFLLVGTMNPEEGELRPQLLDRFGLTVEVRASREPSQRAEVVRRRLAFDAGPEGFAARWSEQERALAARIAEARARVADVVLPDAALRQIATVCAAFEVDGLRADLVTANAAIAHAAWQGRTAVTADDVREAARLALPHRRRRDPFDAPGLDESKLEDLLGQVPDEPDDDPDGPGPGGDGSGGDGTSEDGTSEDGSGGEDPGGDGSAEDGPGGNGPGGEGPRPAPPGAPDAGPGSAGAPSPDAPSPEAGTAAGPRPEAGTTRRDQAFDADPARPARLFTVPGIGAGAPGRRSRARTPLGRTTGARTPEGRPASLHLKATVGAAAPYQLGRGRSGPGLLLRREDLREAVREGREGNLVLFVVDASGSMAARQRMRAVKTAVLGLLLDAYQRRDKVGLVTFRGTRADLVLPPTSSVEAGAARLRDLPTGGRTPLAAGLLRAAEVLRVERLRDPARRPLVVLVTDGRATSGTVEDSHRAAGLLAGVTGVVVDCESGHVRLGLARSLADRMGAETVRLDELADLAGMIRERRAAA
- a CDS encoding histidine phosphatase family protein, giving the protein MTAPSGVTRLLLVCHASTSATARAAFPGDEPLDGRGLRQAAGLAARFGHGSAACAAELRCTQTAAALGLRIDLDPLLADCDYGRWTGKTLDEVEAGEPESLAAWLTDPAAAPHGGESIAGLLDRVAGWLSRRAPGRTVAVTHPPFIRAAVVHAVGAPPSAFWRVDVAPLARVALTGRGGRWRLSYPA